One Phenylobacterium hankyongense DNA segment encodes these proteins:
- the lipA gene encoding lipoyl synthase yields MAVVIDTVGQVRPRHPEKQARPDSPLLRKPDWLRVRAPGSPGYNATRAIVKDHGLVTVCEEAACPNIGECWSKSHATMMIMGEVCTRACAFCNVATGKPDALDPTEPARVGDAVAKMGLKHVVITSVDRDDLADGGAAHFAAVVRAIRAAAPGTTIEILTPDFLRKPVSAAHEVIDSKPDVFNHNLETVPRLYLSIRPGARYYHSLRLLERVKERDPTQFTKSGVMVGLGEAKEEVMQVMDDMRSAGVDFITIGQYLQPTRKHAAIDRFVHPDEFRAYEEIARAKGFLMVSASPLTRSSHHAGEDFARLQAARMAREAAA; encoded by the coding sequence ATGGCCGTGGTCATCGACACCGTCGGGCAGGTGCGCCCCCGACACCCCGAGAAGCAGGCGCGTCCCGACAGCCCGCTGTTGCGTAAACCCGACTGGCTGCGCGTCCGCGCGCCGGGCTCGCCGGGCTACAACGCCACGCGCGCGATCGTGAAGGATCACGGGCTGGTCACCGTCTGCGAGGAAGCGGCCTGCCCGAACATCGGCGAGTGCTGGTCGAAGAGCCACGCCACCATGATGATCATGGGCGAGGTCTGCACCCGCGCCTGCGCCTTCTGCAACGTGGCGACCGGCAAGCCCGACGCCCTCGACCCCACCGAACCCGCCCGCGTCGGCGACGCGGTGGCCAAGATGGGCCTGAAGCACGTGGTCATCACCTCGGTGGACCGCGACGACCTGGCCGATGGCGGCGCGGCCCACTTCGCCGCCGTCGTGCGGGCGATCCGCGCCGCCGCGCCGGGCACCACCATCGAGATCCTGACCCCGGACTTCCTGAGGAAGCCGGTCAGCGCCGCCCACGAGGTGATCGATTCCAAGCCCGACGTCTTCAACCACAACCTGGAGACCGTGCCGCGCCTCTACCTCTCCATCCGTCCGGGCGCCCGCTACTACCATTCGCTGCGCCTGCTGGAGCGGGTGAAGGAACGCGATCCGACCCAATTCACCAAGTCGGGCGTTATGGTCGGGCTGGGCGAGGCCAAGGAAGAGGTCATGCAGGTCATGGACGACATGCGCTCGGCCGGCGTCGACTTCATCACCATCGGCCAATACCTGCAGCCGACCCGCAAGCACGCCGCCATCGACCGCTTCGTCCATCCCGACGAGTTCCGGGCCTATGAAGAGATCGCCCGGGCCAAGGGCTTCCTGATGGTCTCGGCCAGCCCGCTGACCCGCTCCTCACACCACGCCGGCGAGGATTTCGCCCGCCTGCAGGCGGCGAGGATGGCGCGGGAAGCAGCGGCCTGA
- the lpdA gene encoding dihydrolipoyl dehydrogenase: MDFDLIVIGSGPGGYVTAIRAAQLGLKTAIVERELLGGICLNWGCIPTKALLKSGEVYEQLDHLGDYGLQVEKRGFDFDKVVQRSRKVSAQLNAGVAFLMKKHKIEVIEGTARLEKGQGAPKVVVALKAGGSRTVQAKNVILATGARARTIPAAGLEPDGERVWTYREALAPKAAPKSLIVIGSGAIGIEFASFYRALGADVTVIEALPRILPIEDEEVSKAAHKAFEKRGLKFRVPANVKKLTKSASGVSVEIEAGGKAETLQAEVAIVAVGIVGNVEDLGLEALGVKIERTHVVTDAHGATGVPGLYAIGDVAGPPWLAHKASHEGVHCVEHIAGLKPTNLNSPIPGCTYSTPQIASVGLTEAQAKDQGLDPKVGRFPFRVNGKAIASGETEGFVKTVFDGKTGALIGAHMIGAEVTEMIQGFTLAMTLEATEAELQATVFPHPTMSEAMHEASLDAYGLVLHI, encoded by the coding sequence ATGGATTTCGACCTCATCGTCATCGGTTCGGGCCCTGGCGGCTATGTGACCGCCATCCGGGCCGCGCAGCTCGGCCTGAAGACCGCCATCGTCGAGCGTGAGCTCTTGGGCGGCATCTGCCTGAACTGGGGCTGCATCCCCACCAAGGCGCTGCTGAAGTCGGGCGAGGTCTACGAGCAGCTCGACCACCTGGGCGACTACGGCCTGCAGGTGGAGAAGCGCGGCTTCGACTTCGACAAGGTGGTGCAGCGGTCGCGGAAGGTCTCCGCCCAGCTGAACGCCGGCGTCGCCTTCCTGATGAAGAAGCACAAGATCGAGGTGATCGAGGGCACGGCCAGGCTCGAAAAGGGGCAGGGGGCGCCGAAGGTGGTGGTGGCCCTGAAGGCCGGCGGTTCGCGCACGGTGCAGGCGAAGAACGTCATCCTCGCCACCGGCGCCCGCGCCCGCACCATCCCGGCGGCCGGCCTGGAGCCGGACGGCGAGCGGGTCTGGACCTACCGCGAGGCGCTGGCGCCGAAGGCCGCGCCGAAGTCGCTGATCGTCATCGGCTCGGGCGCCATCGGCATCGAGTTCGCCAGCTTCTACCGCGCCCTGGGCGCGGACGTGACGGTGATCGAGGCCCTGCCGCGCATCCTGCCGATCGAGGACGAAGAGGTCTCCAAGGCCGCCCACAAGGCGTTCGAGAAGCGCGGCCTGAAGTTCCGGGTGCCGGCCAACGTCAAGAAGCTGACCAAGTCGGCCTCCGGCGTTTCGGTGGAGATCGAGGCCGGCGGCAAGGCCGAGACCCTGCAGGCCGAGGTGGCGATCGTCGCGGTCGGCATCGTCGGCAACGTCGAGGACCTCGGCCTGGAGGCGCTGGGCGTGAAGATCGAGCGCACCCACGTGGTCACCGACGCGCACGGCGCCACCGGCGTGCCCGGCCTCTACGCCATCGGCGACGTGGCCGGTCCGCCCTGGCTGGCGCACAAGGCCAGCCACGAGGGCGTCCACTGCGTCGAGCACATCGCCGGCCTGAAGCCGACCAACCTCAACTCGCCGATCCCCGGCTGCACCTATTCGACGCCGCAGATCGCCTCGGTGGGGCTCACCGAGGCCCAGGCCAAGGACCAGGGGCTCGACCCCAAGGTCGGCCGCTTCCCGTTCCGGGTGAACGGCAAGGCGATCGCCTCCGGCGAGACCGAGGGCTTCGTCAAGACGGTGTTCGACGGCAAGACCGGGGCGCTGATCGGGGCGCACATGATCGGCGCCGAGGTCACCGAGATGATCCAGGGCTTCACCCTGGCGATGACCCTGGAGGCCACCGAGGCCGAACTGCAGGCCACGGTGTTCCCGCACCCGACCATGAGCGAGGCCATGCACGAGGCGTCGCTCGACGCCTACGGCCTGGTCCTGCACATCTGA
- a CDS encoding spermidine synthase, translating to MTSIPADQRAGVLPPRALFAVTVFASAALVFLVEPMVAKLVLPQLGGSPSVWNTSLAFFQIALLAGYGYAHALQRLRTVRAQALVHCAVLVLAALALPLRVNAVFGPPSSQYPSLWLLGVLAVSIGAPFAALSATAPLVQAWYARVVGGGEGREPYVLYAASNLGSLLALLAYPVLVEPTLTLEGQRLGWSAGYAVFVLLIGSLALTVVRAPQLPAPAATQTAAKPVLWVERLRWAALAAIPSSLMLGVTTHITTDVASAPFLWVLPLALYLLTFVIAFQARPAIPPKVTLTVQAALVAACAAILPFSGLHIALQFAIHIGAFFFTALMCHQALVAQRPEPARLTEFYLWMSVGGVVGGGFNAFIAPVIFDNVWEYPLVLALSCLARPWGNWRIEPQAWVMLGMGMVCALATVAITSFRSHFPGHEVVGDLNLLQLVTIALMMAAAIAAFIVRGRALLFFAVISVLSMSADAASDRATTTQSWRSFFGVLRQSQAEVPALGGTVRMLAHGTTLHGAQAANPAWRCHPLVYYTPSTPIGQVFAALQKERPDLRIGAVGLGTGSVAAYVRPGDHLTFFEIDPLVIRISTNPAHFSYTTACAKGPVDYVVGDARLTVAKQPPAAFDILLIDAFSSDAVPAHLLTAEAVRGYLTHLKPDGVLILHLSNRNLDLKGPAQAVARAAGGVALLQQRRIAKGQGAFWEADEDALVIGRSPTALARFAGDRRWTPSDPTKVRPWTDDYVNLPGALWRRMKERAVGDR from the coding sequence ATGACCTCGATCCCCGCCGACCAACGCGCCGGCGTCCTGCCGCCGCGGGCGCTGTTCGCGGTCACGGTGTTCGCCAGCGCCGCGCTGGTCTTCCTGGTCGAGCCGATGGTGGCCAAGCTGGTCCTGCCGCAGCTGGGCGGCAGCCCGTCGGTGTGGAACACCAGCCTGGCCTTCTTCCAGATCGCCCTGCTGGCCGGCTACGGCTACGCCCACGCGCTGCAACGATTGCGCACGGTGCGGGCCCAGGCGCTGGTCCACTGCGCCGTCCTGGTGCTGGCGGCGCTGGCCCTGCCGCTGCGGGTCAACGCGGTGTTCGGGCCGCCGTCCTCGCAGTATCCGAGCCTGTGGCTGCTGGGCGTGCTCGCGGTCTCGATCGGCGCGCCGTTCGCGGCGCTCTCCGCCACCGCGCCCCTGGTGCAGGCCTGGTACGCCCGGGTGGTCGGCGGCGGCGAGGGCCGCGAGCCCTATGTGCTCTATGCGGCCAGCAACCTCGGCAGCCTGCTGGCGCTGCTGGCCTATCCGGTCCTGGTGGAGCCGACGTTGACCCTGGAAGGCCAGCGGCTGGGCTGGAGCGCCGGCTATGCGGTGTTCGTGCTGCTGATCGGAAGCCTGGCGCTCACGGTCGTGCGCGCCCCGCAGCTACCCGCGCCGGCCGCCACTCAAACCGCCGCGAAGCCGGTGCTCTGGGTCGAGCGCCTGCGCTGGGCGGCGCTGGCCGCCATCCCGTCGAGCCTGATGCTCGGGGTCACCACTCACATCACCACGGACGTGGCTTCCGCGCCCTTCCTCTGGGTGCTGCCGCTGGCGCTCTACCTGCTGACCTTCGTGATCGCCTTCCAGGCCAGGCCCGCGATCCCGCCCAAAGTGACCCTGACGGTCCAGGCCGCGCTGGTGGCCGCCTGCGCCGCCATCCTGCCGTTCAGCGGCCTGCACATCGCCCTGCAGTTCGCCATCCACATCGGCGCGTTCTTCTTCACCGCCCTGATGTGCCACCAGGCGCTGGTGGCGCAGCGGCCGGAACCCGCCCGGCTCACCGAGTTCTATCTGTGGATGTCGGTGGGCGGGGTGGTCGGCGGCGGCTTCAACGCCTTCATCGCCCCGGTGATCTTTGACAACGTCTGGGAGTATCCGCTGGTGCTGGCGCTCTCCTGCCTGGCGCGGCCCTGGGGGAACTGGCGGATCGAGCCGCAGGCCTGGGTGATGCTCGGCATGGGCATGGTCTGCGCCCTGGCGACGGTGGCGATCACCAGCTTCCGCAGCCACTTCCCGGGCCACGAGGTTGTCGGCGACCTCAACCTGCTGCAGCTGGTGACCATCGCCCTGATGATGGCGGCGGCGATCGCCGCCTTCATTGTGCGCGGCCGGGCGCTGCTGTTCTTCGCGGTGATCTCGGTGCTGTCGATGTCCGCCGACGCGGCGTCCGACCGGGCGACCACGACGCAGAGCTGGCGGAGCTTCTTCGGCGTGCTGAGGCAATCGCAGGCCGAGGTCCCGGCGCTGGGCGGAACCGTGCGGATGCTGGCCCACGGCACCACCCTGCATGGGGCGCAGGCCGCGAACCCGGCCTGGCGCTGCCATCCGCTGGTCTACTACACCCCCAGCACTCCGATCGGTCAGGTGTTCGCCGCCCTGCAGAAGGAGCGGCCGGACCTGCGCATCGGCGCGGTCGGCCTCGGCACCGGCTCGGTGGCCGCCTACGTCCGGCCCGGCGACCACCTGACCTTCTTCGAGATCGATCCCCTGGTGATCCGCATCTCCACCAACCCGGCGCACTTCAGCTACACGACCGCCTGCGCCAAGGGGCCGGTCGACTATGTGGTGGGCGACGCGCGCCTGACGGTGGCGAAGCAGCCGCCCGCCGCCTTCGACATCCTGCTGATCGACGCCTTCTCGTCCGACGCTGTGCCGGCGCACCTGCTCACCGCCGAGGCCGTGCGCGGCTACCTGACCCACCTGAAGCCCGACGGGGTGCTGATCCTGCACCTGTCGAACCGCAACCTCGACCTGAAGGGCCCGGCCCAGGCGGTGGCGCGTGCGGCCGGTGGCGTCGCCCTCCTGCAGCAACGCCGCATCGCGAAGGGGCAGGGCGCCTTCTGGGAGGCCGACGAGGATGCGCTGGTCATCGGCCGCTCGCCGACGGCGCTGGCCCGGTTCGCCGGCGATCGGCGCTGGACGCCGTCCGACCCCACCAAGGTGCGGCCCTGGACCGACGACTACGTGAACCTGCCAGGCGCCCTGTGGCGGCGGATGAAGGAGCGGGCCGTCGGCGACCGTTAG
- a CDS encoding DoxX family protein, translated as MPNLDVWAPRVLSILRIVTALLFMEHGLMKLFHFPAAAPGLPSPLPPMLVAAAWIEIVGGALIALGLFTRAAAFVCSGEMAAAYFMVHAPQGLWPALNMGEAAVLYCFVFLYLVFAGAGLWSLDALVRKRP; from the coding sequence ATGCCGAATCTCGACGTCTGGGCGCCGCGGGTGCTTAGCATCCTGCGGATCGTCACCGCCCTGCTCTTCATGGAGCACGGGCTGATGAAGCTGTTCCACTTCCCGGCCGCGGCGCCGGGGCTGCCCAGTCCGCTGCCGCCGATGCTGGTGGCGGCGGCCTGGATCGAGATCGTTGGCGGCGCGCTGATCGCGCTCGGGCTGTTCACCCGCGCGGCCGCCTTCGTCTGTTCCGGCGAGATGGCGGCGGCCTACTTCATGGTCCACGCGCCGCAGGGCCTCTGGCCGGCCCTCAACATGGGCGAGGCCGCGGTGCTCTACTGCTTCGTGTTCCTCTACCTGGTCTTCGCCGGCGCCGGCCTGTGGAGCCTGGACGCGCTGGTGCGAAAGCGGCCCTAG
- a CDS encoding GFA family protein, with protein sequence MSDDAFTWRAGGCHCGGVRFEVALPPVVEAQTCNCSMCAKTGFVHIIVPESRFRITKGRERLAEYTFNTRVAKHLFCAECGVKSFYRPRSNPDGWSVNARCLDSLEGVDLDLTAFDGQNWEANAEQLAHLSREPA encoded by the coding sequence ATGAGCGACGACGCCTTCACATGGAGGGCGGGCGGTTGCCATTGCGGCGGCGTGCGGTTCGAGGTGGCGCTTCCGCCTGTCGTGGAAGCGCAGACCTGCAACTGCTCGATGTGCGCCAAGACCGGCTTCGTGCACATCATCGTGCCGGAGAGCCGTTTCCGCATCACCAAGGGGCGGGAACGGCTGGCGGAGTACACCTTCAACACCCGGGTGGCGAAGCACCTGTTCTGCGCCGAGTGCGGAGTGAAGAGCTTCTACCGGCCGCGGTCCAATCCTGACGGCTGGAGCGTCAACGCCCGCTGCCTGGACAGCCTGGAAGGCGTCGACCTGGACCTGACCGCGTTCGACGGCCAGAACTGGGAGGCGAACGCCGAGCAACTGGCGCACCTGTCGCGGGAGCCGGCATGA
- a CDS encoding CinA family protein, translating to MFSLEIVTLARLLVDEARERSLRIVTAESCTGGLVAGAICSVSGASDVFERGFVTYSNRAKQELLGVPGDLIADLGAVSEPVARMMAEGALENSNAHISVAITGVAGPGGGTPMKPVGTVHIATARSNHGLMHRHELFEEDTREGIQLAAVQAALQMLRDRMT from the coding sequence ATGTTTTCCCTCGAGATCGTCACGCTGGCCCGCCTGCTCGTCGACGAGGCCCGGGAGCGCTCGCTGCGGATCGTCACGGCGGAGAGCTGCACTGGCGGTCTGGTGGCCGGCGCGATCTGCTCGGTGTCGGGAGCGTCCGACGTCTTCGAGCGCGGCTTCGTGACCTATTCCAACCGCGCCAAGCAGGAGCTGCTCGGGGTGCCCGGCGACCTGATCGCCGACCTGGGCGCGGTCTCGGAGCCGGTGGCGCGGATGATGGCCGAGGGCGCCCTGGAGAACTCCAACGCCCACATCTCCGTGGCGATCACCGGGGTCGCCGGCCCCGGCGGCGGCACGCCCATGAAGCCGGTCGGCACCGTCCACATCGCCACCGCCCGCTCGAACCACGGCCTGATGCACCGCCACGAGCTCTTCGAGGAAGATACCCGCGAAGGCATCCAGCTGGCCGCGGTGCAGGCCGCCCTGCAGATGCTCCGCGACCGGATGACCTAG
- a CDS encoding pyruvate dehydrogenase complex dihydrolipoamide acetyltransferase produces the protein MSIDVLMPALSPTMEEGTLAKWHVKQGDQVRSGDVIAEIETDKATMEVEAVDEGTIEAILVPEGSEGVKVNTPIARLSGEGDTAAPAPAAAPAAKAEPKEAPKAAPAAAPAPQPAPAAQAAPAPAKATGGNRIFASPLARRIAEQKGLDLATLQGSGPHGRIVKADVESARPGQARAPAATPAGQPAPAAAPRQVQSLEQMGIAPGSYDLIPLDGMRKTVARRMTESFRDVPHFPLTIDLEIDGLLAARAKINGLLEKEGVKVSVNDLVIKAAAIALKRVPEANASYTPEGIAMHHHADVAMAVAVPGGLITPIIRQAELKGLSTIATEAKDLAERARTKKLKPEEFQGGTFSVSNLGMFGIKSFASIINEPQGAILSVGAGEKRPVVRGDQLAVATVMSVTLTCDHRVVDGATGARWLAAFKALIEDPITMIV, from the coding sequence ATGTCCATCGACGTCCTTATGCCCGCCCTGTCCCCCACCATGGAGGAGGGCACCCTCGCCAAGTGGCACGTGAAACAGGGTGACCAGGTCCGCTCCGGCGACGTGATCGCCGAGATCGAGACCGACAAGGCCACCATGGAGGTCGAAGCCGTCGACGAGGGCACGATCGAAGCCATCCTGGTGCCGGAAGGCTCCGAGGGCGTGAAGGTCAACACGCCGATCGCCCGCCTGTCGGGCGAGGGCGACACCGCCGCCCCGGCTCCGGCCGCCGCGCCCGCGGCCAAGGCTGAACCGAAAGAAGCCCCCAAGGCTGCGCCCGCCGCAGCGCCGGCGCCACAACCTGCACCGGCCGCGCAAGCCGCGCCCGCGCCCGCCAAGGCGACCGGCGGCAATCGCATCTTCGCTTCGCCGCTCGCCCGGCGGATCGCCGAGCAGAAGGGCCTGGACCTCGCCACCCTGCAGGGCTCCGGCCCGCACGGGCGGATCGTCAAGGCCGACGTGGAAAGCGCCCGGCCGGGCCAGGCGCGGGCTCCGGCCGCGACGCCTGCCGGCCAGCCTGCGCCCGCCGCCGCGCCGCGGCAGGTGCAGTCGCTGGAGCAGATGGGCATTGCGCCCGGCAGCTACGACCTCATCCCGCTGGACGGCATGCGCAAGACCGTGGCCCGGCGGATGACCGAGAGCTTCCGCGACGTGCCGCACTTCCCGCTGACCATCGACCTGGAGATCGACGGCCTGCTGGCCGCCCGCGCCAAGATCAACGGCCTCCTGGAGAAGGAGGGCGTGAAGGTCAGCGTCAACGATCTGGTCATCAAGGCCGCCGCCATCGCCCTGAAGCGGGTGCCGGAGGCCAACGCCTCCTACACGCCGGAAGGCATCGCCATGCACCACCACGCCGACGTGGCGATGGCGGTCGCCGTCCCCGGCGGGCTGATCACCCCGATCATCCGCCAGGCGGAGCTGAAGGGCCTCAGCACCATCGCCACCGAGGCCAAGGACCTGGCGGAGCGGGCGCGGACCAAGAAGCTGAAGCCCGAGGAATTCCAGGGCGGCACCTTCTCGGTCTCCAACCTCGGCATGTTCGGCATCAAGTCGTTCGCCTCGATCATCAACGAGCCGCAGGGCGCGATCCTGTCGGTGGGGGCGGGCGAGAAGCGGCCCGTGGTGCGCGGCGACCAGTTGGCGGTCGCCACGGTGATGAGCGTGACGCTGACCTGCGATCACCGCGTGGTCGACGGCGCCACCGGCGCGCGTTGGCTCGCCGCCTTTAAGGCGCTGATCGAAGACCCCATCACGATGATCGTCTGA
- a CDS encoding AMP-binding protein translates to MSRTFDSAQAQTSLFDALVEARQTYGAKKPILEDQERNPLTYTDLIRAAFALGRKIAAFTRPGERVGVMLPASSAAVVTFFALHAFGRTPTMLNFTAGIRNLKAACELAGVRRVLTSHRFVEQGKLHDLVDAIETLTKVTYLEDVRETVGLADKLYAAAAATFPSRFRTPTTPQDPGVILFTSGSFGAPRGVVLTQANLIANVQQIAAHIDLDPAWVMFNPLPTFHCFGLTGGVLLPILTGMKAFEYPSPLHTKQIPPLIRDTGASILLATDTFVNQYARTADPGDLSGLKFIVCGAEKVREETHNLIAERFGPIPVLEGYGATEAAPVIAVNKPVDNRRGTVGGLLPGMETRLEPVDGIKGGGKLYVRGPNVMAGYLAADGGLEPPVDGWHDTGDVVAISDDSWVKILGRVKRFAKVGGEMVSLTAAEDLASAVWPEGRHAVVALPDPKKGERLVLVTDRRDAETGPLVAHAQSIGAPEIGVPKKIIRVMEIPVLGTGKTDYVALQRIVDAEIRRAA, encoded by the coding sequence TTGTCGCGTACGTTCGATTCCGCCCAGGCCCAGACGTCGCTTTTCGACGCCCTGGTCGAGGCCCGCCAGACCTACGGCGCCAAGAAGCCGATCCTTGAGGATCAGGAACGCAATCCCCTCACCTACACCGACCTGATCCGCGCGGCCTTCGCGCTCGGCCGCAAGATCGCGGCCTTCACCCGGCCCGGCGAGCGGGTGGGCGTCATGCTGCCCGCCAGTTCCGCGGCGGTGGTGACCTTCTTCGCCCTGCATGCCTTCGGTCGCACCCCGACTATGCTGAACTTCACGGCCGGCATCCGGAACCTGAAGGCCGCCTGCGAGCTGGCCGGCGTGCGACGGGTGCTGACCTCCCACCGCTTCGTCGAGCAGGGCAAGTTGCACGACCTGGTCGACGCCATCGAGACCCTGACCAAGGTCACCTATCTGGAAGACGTCCGCGAGACGGTGGGCCTGGCCGACAAGCTCTACGCCGCCGCCGCCGCCACCTTCCCGAGCCGGTTCCGCACGCCGACCACGCCGCAGGATCCCGGCGTCATCCTGTTCACCTCCGGCAGCTTCGGCGCGCCGCGCGGCGTCGTGCTGACCCAGGCCAACCTGATCGCCAACGTCCAGCAGATCGCCGCCCACATCGACCTCGATCCCGCCTGGGTGATGTTCAATCCGCTGCCGACCTTCCACTGCTTCGGCCTGACCGGCGGCGTGCTGCTGCCGATCCTCACCGGCATGAAGGCGTTCGAGTACCCCTCGCCCCTGCACACCAAGCAGATCCCGCCGCTGATCCGCGACACCGGGGCCTCGATCCTGCTGGCAACCGACACCTTCGTGAACCAGTACGCCCGCACCGCCGATCCGGGCGATCTCTCGGGCCTGAAGTTCATCGTCTGCGGCGCCGAGAAGGTGCGCGAGGAGACCCACAACCTGATCGCCGAGCGGTTCGGCCCGATCCCGGTGCTGGAAGGCTACGGCGCCACCGAGGCCGCGCCGGTGATCGCGGTGAACAAGCCCGTCGACAACCGCCGCGGCACCGTGGGCGGGCTCCTGCCCGGCATGGAGACCCGCCTCGAGCCGGTGGACGGCATCAAGGGCGGCGGCAAGCTCTACGTCCGCGGCCCCAACGTCATGGCCGGGTATCTCGCGGCCGACGGCGGGCTGGAGCCGCCGGTCGACGGCTGGCACGACACCGGCGACGTGGTCGCGATCAGCGACGACAGCTGGGTGAAGATCCTCGGGCGGGTGAAGCGCTTCGCCAAGGTGGGCGGCGAGATGGTGTCGCTGACCGCCGCGGAAGACCTGGCCAGCGCCGTCTGGCCGGAGGGCCGGCACGCCGTGGTCGCCCTGCCCGATCCGAAGAAGGGCGAGCGCCTGGTGCTGGTCACCGACCGCCGAGACGCTGAGACCGGGCCGCTGGTGGCGCACGCGCAGTCCATCGGCGCGCCGGAGATCGGCGTGCCGAAGAAGATCATCAGGGTCATGGAGATCCCGGTGCTCGGCACCGGCAAGACCGATTACGTCGCGCTGCAGCGCATCGTGGACGCCGAGATACGTCGGGCGGCCTGA
- a CDS encoding GFA family protein encodes MSQPLTGHCHCGAIRAILETSKTAAELPLRACQCGFCRRHGALTTSDPEGFLHIEAAPGSLNRYRFGQRLGDFLLCAECGVYVAATVDGETGLLAVLNVTGVALPGFEGRTPEPMTYDDETPDQKLARRKARWMPAVFVETQPSA; translated from the coding sequence ATGAGCCAGCCGCTGACCGGCCACTGCCACTGCGGCGCGATCCGGGCGATCCTGGAGACCTCGAAGACGGCCGCCGAGCTGCCGCTTCGCGCCTGCCAGTGCGGCTTCTGCCGCCGCCACGGCGCGCTGACCACCAGCGATCCCGAGGGCTTCCTGCATATCGAGGCGGCGCCCGGCAGCCTCAACCGCTATCGCTTCGGCCAGCGCCTCGGCGATTTCCTGCTCTGTGCGGAGTGCGGTGTCTACGTCGCCGCCACCGTGGACGGCGAGACCGGCCTCTTGGCCGTGCTCAACGTGACCGGCGTCGCCCTGCCGGGCTTCGAGGGCCGCACGCCCGAGCCCATGACCTATGATGACGAGACGCCCGACCAGAAGCTGGCGCGCCGCAAGGCGCGCTGGATGCCGGCGGTCTTCGTCGAAACCCAACCGAGCGCCTGA
- a CDS encoding type II toxin-antitoxin system RatA family toxin has translation MRHHVSKLLPYTPEQLFQLVGDVDAYPQFVPWINAMRTWNPRSLSEGVDAVDAEAGVGFSFLKERFSTRVRRDARNRQIDVSLISGPFKKLDNRWRFLDAGHGCTRVEFDIDFAFQSRLLEALLTANFAHAVDKLMTCFEARAKALYGQAEATADVAPAAVGEGSGEAA, from the coding sequence TTGCGGCACCACGTCTCAAAGCTTCTGCCCTACACGCCCGAGCAGCTGTTCCAGCTGGTCGGCGACGTGGACGCCTATCCGCAGTTCGTGCCGTGGATCAACGCCATGCGCACCTGGAACCCCCGCAGCCTGAGCGAGGGCGTGGACGCGGTCGACGCCGAGGCCGGCGTCGGCTTCTCGTTCCTGAAGGAGCGGTTCTCCACCCGCGTGCGCCGTGACGCCCGCAATCGGCAGATCGACGTCAGCCTGATCTCCGGCCCGTTCAAGAAGCTGGACAACCGCTGGCGCTTCCTGGACGCCGGCCATGGCTGCACGCGCGTCGAGTTCGACATCGACTTCGCCTTCCAGTCGCGGCTGCTGGAAGCCCTGCTCACCGCCAACTTCGCGCACGCGGTGGACAAGCTGATGACCTGCTTCGAGGCGCGGGCGAAGGCGCTGTACGGGCAGGCCGAGGCCACCGCCGACGTCGCCCCCGCGGCCGTCGGAGAGGGATCGGGCGAAGCCGCCTAG